The Geothrix oryzae DNA window TGCCGGCCCGAGGCGGTGCGGCTGCTGGCGGAAGAAGGTCCGAAGCTCTGCCGCGCCTTTCTGTGGGAGCGGCTGGGCGTGCCCTTCGACCTGGGGGCGAACGGGACTCCTGATCCCACCGCCGAGGCCGCCCACAGCGCGCGGCGTATCTACCACGCCAAGGACGCCACCGGGCTGGCGATCCAGACTGCCCTCAGTGAGGCCGTCCGGAAGCATCCGAACATCCAGGTGCGGGAGCATCTCTGCCTGGTGGATCTCATCACCAGCCCCCACCACTGCGTCAGCCCCGTGCGGGTGTACGAGCCCATCCGCGTCCACGGCGCCTACCTGTTCGACCCGGCCACGGGGGAAGTGGAAGGGGCCCTGGCCCGGCGGACCCTGCTCGCCACCGGCGGCCTCGGGTACCTCTATCTGCACACCACCAATCCTCCGGGCGCCACAGGCGACGGGCTCGCCGCGGCCTACCGGGCCAGCGCCCGCATCGTGAACTGCGAATACCTCCAGTTCCACCCCACGACCCTCTATGTGCCCGGCAAGCCCCGCACCCTGCTGACCGAGGCCCTGCGCGGCGAAGGCGCGCGGCTGGTGAACCGCAAGGGTGAGCGGTTCATGACGAAGTACGCTCCCGAGCAGCTGGAGCTGGCCCCCCGCGATGTGGTGAGCCGGGCCATCTTCCAGGAGATGGCGGCCAGCGGAGAGCCCTGCGCCTTCCTGGACCTGGCCCCCCTGGCGGCGAGGCTGGACCTCGACGAGCACTTCCCCACGGTGATGGCGGCCTGCCGCGCCGAAGGTATCGATCCGCACCGCCAGCCCATTCCCGTGGTGCCGGCGGCGCACTACTTCTGCGGAGGCGTGCTGGTGGATCTGGATGGCCGCACCAGCCTGCCGGGCCTCTTCGCGGCCGGAGAGGTGGCTTGCACGGGGCTTCACGGCGCCAATCGCCTGGCCTCCACCAGCCTGCTCGAAGGCCTGGTCTGGGGATTCCGGGGTGCCGAGGCGGCCGCCCGCGAACTGGCCGGGGCCTTGGAGCCGGATCCCGGGGACCTCGCCGCTTGGCGCACGCCGGAGACCTCCAAGGAGATGGATCCGCTCCTCATCGACCAGGACTGGGGGCTGATCCGCAGCACCCTGTGGAACTACGCCGGCATCGTCCGCACCAAGGCCCGGCTGGAGCGGGCCAAGGCGGACCTGCACTATCTGGCCCACCGGATGGAGCGCTTCTATCACGAGTCCACCCTCAGCCGGGAACTGCTGGAGCTGCGGAGCGGCATCCTCTGTGCCCGCCTCATCCTCAACGCGGCCCTGCAGAACCCTGAAAGCCGGGGCTGCCACTACCGGGTTGATTGACCCGGTGGCTGGCTCAGGCCAATTGATTGCATGATCGGGGACAATGAGGGCATGACGCTGTCCGTGTTCGACCTGTTCCGAATCGGCATCGGGCCCAGTTCCTCCCACACCGTGGGGCCCATGCGGGCGGCGCGGCGGTTCGCCCTGGCCCTGGAGGGCGCGGGCCTGCTGGCGGCCACGGCGGCGGTCAAGGTCGAGCTCTTCGGCAGCCTCGGCGCTACGGGGAGGGGCCACGGCAGCGACAAGGCGGTGATCCTGGGCCTCCTCGGGGAGACTCCGGAGGGCGTGGACATCGAGGCCGTGGAGGGCCTGCTGGCGAAGGTCCGGGGGACGGAGCGCCTGGCCCTGCTCGGCCGCCGCGAAGTGGTCTTCCGCGAACCCGACCACCTCCTCCTGCTGCGGAAGAGCCTGCCCTTCCATCCCAATGGCCTGCGCTTCTCGGCCCTGGATGCCGCCGGGACCGTGCTGCGGATGCAGGTCTACTACTCTGTGGGGGGCGGCTTCGTGGTGGAAGAGGGGGCTCTGAACCCAGCCCCACTGGGGCCGGAGCCCCCTCATCCCTTCCACACGGGAGATGAGCTGCTGAAGCGCTGCCGAGAGACGGGGCTGAGCGTCAGTCAGCTCATGCTGGAAAACGAGCGGACCTGGCGCCCCGAGGCGGAGATCCGAGCTGGTCTCCTGGAGATCTGGGGGGTGATGCAGGCCTGCGTGCGGCGTGGATGCGCGACCGAGGGCGTGCTGCCGGGCGGCCTGAAGGTGGCCCGCCGGGCCCCTGCGCTCCATCGGCGCCTGACGGAGACGCCCGAGGCCGGGTTGAAGGATCCCCTCACGGCCATGGATTTCGTGAGCCTCTACGCCCTGGCGGTGAACGAGGAGAACGCCGCCGGGGGGCGCGTGGTGACGGCGCCCACCAACGGCGCCGCGGGCATCCTCCCCGCGGTGCTGCACTACTACCGGCGCTTCGTTCCCGGCGCCACGGACGATGGCGTGGTGCGCTTCCTGCTCACGGCGGGGGCCATCGGTGCGCTCTACAAGGAGAACGCCTCCATCAGCGGCGCCGAGGTGGGCTGCCAGGGCGAGGTGGGCGTGGCCTGCTCCATGGCTGCCGGGGCGCTGGCCGAGGTGACGGGCGGGACGCCGGACCAGGTGGAGAACGCGGCCGAGATCGGCATGGAGCACAACCTGGGGCTGACCTGCGATCCCATCGGCGGTCTGGTGCAGGTGCCCTGCATCGAGCGCAACGCCATGGCCAGCGTGAAGGCCATCAACGCCGCGCGCATGGCACTCTATGGGGATGGCCACCACTTCGTGAGCCTGGACAAGGTCATCCGGACCATGCGCGACACCGGCGCCGACATGAAGAGCAAATACAAGGAGACCGCCCGGGGCGGACTCGCGGTGACCGTGCTCGAGGCCCCGCTGGACTTCACCGTCAACCTTCCGGAGTGCTGATGCGCCGATCCGCTGCCCTGCTGTTCACCGTTCCCGCCCTGCTCTCGGGCCAGACCGCGGCAATGGACGGAGGCCGGCTGGAGCCCGCCTGGTTCGGGCCCGGGGTGACTTTCCAGTCCACGAAGGCGCTCGGGTTCCAGTGGCTGAAACCGGGGCTCGACCTCCGCCAGCGGTCCATCCGGCTCAAGGCCTGGGAGCCGGCCGCCTGGGTGCTGGGCAAGCGGGCCCTGAAAGACCAGGCCTTCCTGCAGCGGGTGGAGGATGCCCTCCCCGGACATCTGGAGAAGGGGCTCCGGCGCGGCCTGAAGGGGAGCCTTCCCGTGTCCCAGGCCAGCGGGGACCTCCACCTCGTCGCCCGGGTGGTGGATGCCGTGGGTCAGGCCGATGACTACATGTCCATGGGGGCAGTCGTCCTCTCCTTCGACCTCAAGCTCGTGGATGGGGATACGGGGGAACTGCTCGGCGCCTTCCACGACACCTTCGAGGGGACGAACCCCGAGGCCGTTCCCGTCCGGTTTGGGCGCTGGTGCGAGGACCTGGGGCGGACCCTCGGCGGGTTTGCGGCTTCCCCGGTGGCTCCCTCGGCGGCCCGCCCAGAGGCTCCGAAACCGGTCCAGGCCGCTCCGCCGCCGCCCGCTTTCGATCTGGAGGGGGCCCTGCGCCGCATCGAAGGGCTCAAGCGCGACGGTCTGCTCAGCGAGGAGGAATACCAGACCCTGAAGAAGAAGGCGGCCGACCGGGCGAAGTGATTACACCGGCCAGGGGCCCGCGCCCTGCCGCACCAGGATGGGTTCCTCTCCGCATAGGTCCACGATGGTGCTGGGGACCCCCAGCGGCTGCCCACAGTCCACCACCAGGTCGAGGGCGTGGCCGAGTTCCTCCTCGAGTTCCCAGGCGGTGTTCAGCACGGGCTGATCGGGCAGGGCCGCGCTCGTGGTGATGATCGGCTCGCCGAGCATCGCCACCAGGGCGCGGCAGAACGGATGGTCGGGAATGCGGAGGCCCACCACCTGCTTGTTCTGGAGGTACCGCGGCACCTCGCGGCTGGCCGGCAGGAGCACCGTATAGGGACCGGGCAGCATCTGTTTCAGGATGCGGAATGTGGGCGTCTCGAGGTGGCGCGTATAGCGGCAGAACATCTCCATGTCGGAGCAGAGGATGGACATGGGCTTCTTGGGATCGCGCCCCTTGAGCAGCTGGATGCGGTCCACGGCCTTCTTGCGCGACACGAGGCAACCCAGGCCGAAGAGGGTGTCCGTGGGGTAGGCGATGACGCCGTCGCGCTGCAGCAGCTCGACGATGCGTTCGAGGTGGCGCACCTGGGGGGTCTCGGGGTGCAGGGTGAGGATCATGGCGCCCCCAACTGGTCCCACCGGGCCCGGCCCGCAGAGGGGTGGTCCTGGGGTCGCTGGAAGAACCGTTCCGCCAGGGCCGCGTCCAGGTCCGCGCCAAGGCCGCTGCGCTTGGCCTGGAGGGCCAGGAGGGCCAGGACCGTCAGGCTGTCGGTGATCTCCCCCGAGAGCACGCGCCGCACGCAGTCCGCAAAGGGTTCGCGGTGGAGCATCAGCTCCTCGTCGTCCTCCGCGTGATGGCCCGCCGTGGGCGTGAGGCCCGTGGCGAGGAAGAGGAAGGCCTCCTCTTCGGTCGAGGAGTTGCTCGTGTGGAAGAAGCAGAGGGGCTCCCACACCTGGGCGGCGAGGCCGGCCTCCTCGGCCAGCTCGCGGCGGATGGCTTCGAAGGGGCTCTCGGTCGTGTCGCCGCCCCCTTCGGGGATCTCCCAGGAATAGGCCTCCAGGGGATAGCGCCACTGACCCACCAGCACCACGCGGTCCGCTTCATCCAGGGCCAGGACGCCGCAGGCGGTGCGGCGGAATCCGCAGACGGCGTAGCGTCCCTCGGCGCCTTTGCGGTGCCGGAAGCGGTCCTCGCGGATGCGGATCCAGGGCGAGTCATACACGAACCGACGCTCGAGGACGGTGTAGGGGTCCGGATGTTCGGGCCGGGGCAGGGGTTTCAGGTCCATCTTCTGAACATAGCAAAACGCCCGCTTGCGCGGGCGTTTTGCGAAGCGGTGAAGGCCTACCGACGGAGGCCGAGACGCTCGATGAGGGTGGCGTAGCGCTCCTTGCTCTTCTTCTTGAGGTAGTCGAGCAGGCGGCGGCGCTGGCCGACCATGATCATGAGGCCGCGGCGGCTGTGGTAGTCCTTGGTGTGGGTCTTGAAGTGCTCGGTCAGGTCGTTGATGCGCTTGGTCAGGATCGCGACCTGGACCTCGGGCGAACCCGTATCCGACTCGTGCTGCTTGTAGTCGTCGATGATGATCTTCTTCTGTTCCACATTCAGGGCCATGGTGGCTCCTTTTCGGGGGATCGCCCGTCACCCGAACCCTCAGTCCCGTACCGAAGGTGGGTCGAATCTGGAGGAGGCCAGATGCCTTTTGCTTTTCAACGACCATTTTCTTCCGGCAATACCGGCGAAAAAATGGTGCGGATAGAGGGACTCGAACCCCCACGTCTTGTGAACACTAGTACCTGAAACTAGCGCGTCTACCAATTCCGCCATATCCGCTTGAAAGAACAACCCGGGGCCCGAGGGATCCGGATGTGCCGAACTGCAAGCCTAGCGCGGTTCACCGGCGGAGGCAACAGGCATTCTCACCACTCCCGGTAGGGGATGCCGTTCATGCCGGTTCCCTGCGAGAGGCTGAAGACATCGTAGACATGCCCGCCGCCCCAGCTGGTGCTGTTGGCGTCGTCATTGGTGTTCCGCAGACCCCACTCGGCCTTGCCGGTGAAGGGGTCGACGGGGATGCGGCGCAGGAAGCGCACTTTGCGGCTGATGGACCCGGCGGCCGGGACGCCCTCCACCAGGACCTCCAGGCTTTCGGGATAGAAGTTCGCCTCGGCGGGCGGAGCCTTGATCTTCTGCTGCTCGGCCTGCTTCTTGTAGTCATCGATGGCCAGGCGCATCTCGCGCAGGGCGCGGCGCAGCTCCAGCTCATGCTGGCGCTTGAGGCCGTTGCGGGCCAGGGGCACCGTCACGGAGGCGAGGATCAGCAGCACCGTGGCCGTGATGACCAGCTCGAGGAGGGTGAATCCGCGCTGGCGGCTCACTGCACCGTCACGAGGGCGTTGGACCAGCGCCCGGAGATGGGGAGGTTGCCCACCAGGAACTGGCCGCTCTGGATGAGGACCGGCGCGTTCCCGGCGGTGAGGCCCTCCAGCACGAGGGTGGCCAGAAGCCCGCTGTCGACGCCGGCGCCATTGCGCTTGAAGGTGATCTTCAGGGCGCCGTCCTTGCCCGGGAACTGCTCCAGGCTTCCGCCTTCGCCGGTGATGAAGTCGCCGGGTGCCACCGCGTTCAGCCGAAGGCCGGCCGGCAGGCGCAGGTCCATGGAGCCGGAGCTGAGGCCCTTGCCGCCGCTGACGGTGAGGCTGATCTGCACCTTCTCACCGGCCTTGATCTCCGAGGCCACGGGAGACATGAAGATCACCAGGTCCGAGGCCGTGGGGGGACGCGGTTCCTCGATGGGCTTCTTGTCCTGGATGGCGTCCGCCGGAGGGGGCGTGGGATTGGAAGGCGTGGCCGGGTTGGTGGTTGGGTTGGTGGCCGGGGCGGCCGTTCCGCCGGCGGGGCCAGCGGCCGGCGCGGTGGCGGGGGTCGTCGCGGCGGGATCGGCCGCAGGTGCCTTCTTGACGGCCTTGGGCGTGAAGGGGCCCGCCTGGGCGGTCGCATCCTCGGGGTTGAAGGCCGACATGTCCTGGTCGCTGATCACGGGCTTCCGCACCAGTACGGCCCGGATGGTGAGGATCACATCGGTCTTGGCCTTGCTGTTGCGCGTGTTGCCGGTCAGCCGCCCGATGAACGGGATGTCGGCGAGGCCCCAGATGCCCTGGAGGCTCTTCTGCTCCTCGTCCTTCAGCAGGCCGCCGAAGATGGCCGTCTCGCCATCGCGCAGGCGGGCGGAGGTCTTGATCTCGCGCTTGCCGAGGTCGGGGCGGCCGGGGGTGGAGCCGGACTTGAGGGTGGTAACCAGGCTCTCGATCTTGAGGGTGATCTCGCCATTGTGGTGGACGCGCGGCTCCACCTTGATCTTCACGCCCACATCCTCGTAGGAGAACGAGGTCTGGCCCACGCCGCCGAGCAGGGACGAGGCGTTGGCGGTGCCGGTCGTTCCGGTGGTGGGCAGGGAGAGCTGGCTCTGCGTGGTGGAGATCTTCTCGCCGATGTTGACTTCGCCGGTCTCGCCGGAAAGCACGCGCACATTGGGGCTGGCGACCAGGCGCGCATCGCCGTTGCCCTTGAGGAAATCGAGGGCGAGGTTGGGGAACAGCACGCGGATGTCGGCGGTGTGGATCTTGGTGAACCCGGAGTTGGTGTTCATGCCGGAGGTGTTGTTCACCGTGGTGGCGCCCATGCGGTAGGTGCCGGAACTGTCGGAGGCGTTGATGACAGGCAGCAGGCCGATCTGCTCGAGGCTGTTCTCGGTGACTTCCATCAGCTCGAGGTAGACCATGACTTCGGCCTTGGCCTTGTCGAGGCTGCGGATCACCTGGTCGACGATGGTCAGTTCCAGAGGCTTGGCCTTCACGATGATGGCGTTGAGCCGCTTGTCGATGATCACCCGCAGCTGCGGGTTGATGGTGTTGAGGACCTGCCGCACATCGTTGGGATCGGCGTTCGCCAGGTAGATGGTCTTGAGGATCTGGTTCTCGTAGGCCTCGCGGTTCTGGGGCGTGGATTGGAAGACCATGATGGTGTTCTTGTCGATCACCTTGTAGAACAGGTCGTTCTGCAGCATCAGCGTGTCCAGCACCCGCTGGAAGGCCAGGCCCCGCAGGTCGATGGAGATGGTCTGATCCACGAAGGATTTGTGGGGGATGATGTTCACGCCCGAGGCGCGGCTCAGGGTCGCGAAGATCTCCTTCAGGCTGGTGCGGCGGCTGAAATTCAGGTCGATGCCTTCGATGGACCGGGGATTGAGCTGCACGGCGTTGGCGGCGTCGGCCTTGGCCTTCATCAGCTCGAGATCCTCCAGGGCATCCGCCTCGGCCCGCTCCCGGGCGGCCTTCTGCTCCAGCTTGATCAGCCAGTCCTGGGCGATCTGGTTGTCGGGGTCCAGCACCAGGGCCTTGCGGACCTCCATCAGCACCGTATCGTTCATGCCCCGCCCTTCAGCCTGCCGGGCCTGGGCGAGGTGGGTCTCGGCGGCGCGCTGGGAGGCCCGCTTGATGCCGATGCGGGCCTTGGTGTTCGAGGGGTCGCTCCGCAGCACATCGCGGTAGGCGACCACGGCCTCGTCGTAGCGGCCCTCGTCGAAGGCCCGGTTGGCCTTGTGCAGGCTGCACCCGAGGGTCAGCAGGAGGGCTCCCGCGAGGATCAGGGCGTTCCGGAAGGGGGCGAAGGAGGGAATCGGCATCGGGGGCATCCTTCGGATCAGAATTGATTGACGGGGGCGCCGCCGGAGGCCTCGCGGACCTCCAGGACCAGCCGCAGGTCCGGGTACTTGGTGTTCTGGAACTCAGCGCGGGTATCGAGGATGGACACCAGCTTCCAGCGTTCCTTGAGGACGGTCCCCTGGAGCAGGGTCACGGGCTCTTCGCCTTTCATGAAGGCTCCGACGAGACCCGAGGGGCTGCCCTTGAAGAACCCCAGGTAGCGGAGGTCCTGGGGCCGCGCGGAGTATTCCGCGGCCTTCTCCTGGGCCAGCCGCTGGCGCTCGATCTCCTCGGGCGTGGGAGGCGGCGGGGGCGGGGGCGGCTTCACTTTGGCGGGCGGGGGCGGGGGCGCCTCGAAGAGGAAGAGGTCGCGCTGCACCTTGGCGCCGGGGGGGAGCTCCCCCGCCTTGTCGAGGGCGGCGAGATCCGGCAGGCGGCGCAGCCCCTGCATCTGGCGGGGATCCAGCGCAACGGCGGTCCTGGCGGCGGCCGTCCGCCGCGCCCGGGGGGCGTCCGGCGCGAAGAAGGAATAAAGGGCGTAGCCGATGACCAGCACGAACCCGGCGAGGGCCGCCTGCGTCCGGCGGTTCGTGCGCAGCTCCTGGGTCATGGCCTGGAAGTCGAAAGCGCCGGTGGGCGCGGGGGCGGTCATGCCTCCTCCTCCCGATCCGGTGTGCCGGCCTTGCGGAAGGCTCGGAGCACGATGTCGAGCCGGGCCCCTTCAGGGCTCTCCTCCAGGCGGCCGTCCCGCACGGCGAAGGGCAGGCCGGAACCTTCCAGTTCGAGCATGAAGGCCTTGTGGCTGGCGTAGACGCCGATGGCGACGAACTCCACATCGATGGCTTCCAGGTCCGTGCCGCGGGAGCCCTCCCGGCTGGGCAGGCCGTACTTGATGGTCTGCAGGCGCAGGCCGTGCTTCTGGGCAAGCTCATGCAGCTGCTTGCTGAGGGTCCACTGGAGCTCGCCGGCGGAGCCCCGGGGCAGGCGGCCCTCAAGGTCGGCGAGGGTCTCCCGGCCCCGGCGGATCCGGTCGGCCAGCTGCTGGAGCTCCTTGAGCCGTTGCACCTGCTGGTTCCGGTTCAGCTCGGCTTCTCGCTTGGCCCTCAGCTTCTGGGCCAGCTGCTGGGATGCGTCGGGCAGGAGGAAGAAGGCCACGCCCAGGCCCAGGGCCAGCCCCAGGCCACCAATGGCAAGGCGCAGGCGGCTCGTGCGGAGGGGGCTGCTCATGGGAGGGGCCTCTTCGGGATACGGGGCTGCCGCCGGGGCCGACGGGTCTCTTCCTCTTCGTCCGTGGGCGGAGCGGGGCGGACCTGGAGCTTTTCAGCCGCACCCTGGGCGGCCGCGCCCTGGCTCAACGCCGGCGAGGGGCGCCCCGGGACAGGTCCCTGGGGACCGGACTTCGCGGCGGGAGGCGCCGCGATGGCGGGCCTGAGTCCCGCGGGGAGGGCGGCCGGAGCGGCGGCCCTGGCGGGGGCGGTCTTCACGGGTTTGAACTGGAAGGGTGGAGGCACGGTGGCGGCCGGGAGGCTCAGCTCGAAGTCCCAGCCTCCGCCCTGCCGCTCGGATTCCCGCTCGAGAATCACCTGGGCGAAGACGGGTGTGGCGCGCAGGGCGTCCACGAACGCGACTTCGGCCTGCTGGGTGCGGGCCTCGGCCTTCAGCTTCATCACCACCTGCTGGCCGCTGCTGCGGGCCCGCTGGAGGCCCTTCAGGCGCATGTCGGGGACCATGCACTGCTCCAGCTCGGCGGTGATCCGCGACCAGGGCAGGCTCCGCTCCAGGAGGATGCGCTCGGCGACCTTCCAGCGGG harbors:
- the nadB gene encoding L-aspartate oxidase, which encodes MSKAADLLVLGAGIAGCSAALRAADLGVSVVLVAKDELGGSNTSWAQGGIIGLAPPEEGDSADLLAADIEAAGAGLCRPEAVRLLAEEGPKLCRAFLWERLGVPFDLGANGTPDPTAEAAHSARRIYHAKDATGLAIQTALSEAVRKHPNIQVREHLCLVDLITSPHHCVSPVRVYEPIRVHGAYLFDPATGEVEGALARRTLLATGGLGYLYLHTTNPPGATGDGLAAAYRASARIVNCEYLQFHPTTLYVPGKPRTLLTEALRGEGARLVNRKGERFMTKYAPEQLELAPRDVVSRAIFQEMAASGEPCAFLDLAPLAARLDLDEHFPTVMAACRAEGIDPHRQPIPVVPAAHYFCGGVLVDLDGRTSLPGLFAAGEVACTGLHGANRLASTSLLEGLVWGFRGAEAAARELAGALEPDPGDLAAWRTPETSKEMDPLLIDQDWGLIRSTLWNYAGIVRTKARLERAKADLHYLAHRMERFYHESTLSRELLELRSGILCARLILNAALQNPESRGCHYRVD
- a CDS encoding L-serine ammonia-lyase; this translates as MTLSVFDLFRIGIGPSSSHTVGPMRAARRFALALEGAGLLAATAAVKVELFGSLGATGRGHGSDKAVILGLLGETPEGVDIEAVEGLLAKVRGTERLALLGRREVVFREPDHLLLLRKSLPFHPNGLRFSALDAAGTVLRMQVYYSVGGGFVVEEGALNPAPLGPEPPHPFHTGDELLKRCRETGLSVSQLMLENERTWRPEAEIRAGLLEIWGVMQACVRRGCATEGVLPGGLKVARRAPALHRRLTETPEAGLKDPLTAMDFVSLYALAVNEENAAGGRVVTAPTNGAAGILPAVLHYYRRFVPGATDDGVVRFLLTAGAIGALYKENASISGAEVGCQGEVGVACSMAAGALAEVTGGTPDQVENAAEIGMEHNLGLTCDPIGGLVQVPCIERNAMASVKAINAARMALYGDGHHFVSLDKVIRTMRDTGADMKSKYKETARGGLAVTVLEAPLDFTVNLPEC
- a CDS encoding L-threonylcarbamoyladenylate synthase; translation: MILTLHPETPQVRHLERIVELLQRDGVIAYPTDTLFGLGCLVSRKKAVDRIQLLKGRDPKKPMSILCSDMEMFCRYTRHLETPTFRILKQMLPGPYTVLLPASREVPRYLQNKQVVGLRIPDHPFCRALVAMLGEPIITTSAALPDQPVLNTAWELEEELGHALDLVVDCGQPLGVPSTIVDLCGEEPILVRQGAGPWPV
- a CDS encoding NUDIX domain-containing protein translates to MDLKPLPRPEHPDPYTVLERRFVYDSPWIRIREDRFRHRKGAEGRYAVCGFRRTACGVLALDEADRVVLVGQWRYPLEAYSWEIPEGGGDTTESPFEAIRRELAEEAGLAAQVWEPLCFFHTSNSSTEEEAFLFLATGLTPTAGHHAEDDEELMLHREPFADCVRRVLSGEITDSLTVLALLALQAKRSGLGADLDAALAERFFQRPQDHPSAGRARWDQLGAP
- the rpsO gene encoding 30S ribosomal protein S15 gives rise to the protein MALNVEQKKIIIDDYKQHESDTGSPEVQVAILTKRINDLTEHFKTHTKDYHSRRGLMIMVGQRRRLLDYLKKKSKERYATLIERLGLRR
- a CDS encoding type II secretion system protein, yielding MSRQRGFTLLELVITATVLLILASVTVPLARNGLKRQHELELRRALREMRLAIDDYKKQAEQQKIKAPPAEANFYPESLEVLVEGVPAAGSISRKVRFLRRIPVDPFTGKAEWGLRNTNDDANSTSWGGGHVYDVFSLSQGTGMNGIPYREW
- a CDS encoding secretin N-terminal domain-containing protein gives rise to the protein MPIPSFAPFRNALILAGALLLTLGCSLHKANRAFDEGRYDEAVVAYRDVLRSDPSNTKARIGIKRASQRAAETHLAQARQAEGRGMNDTVLMEVRKALVLDPDNQIAQDWLIKLEQKAARERAEADALEDLELMKAKADAANAVQLNPRSIEGIDLNFSRRTSLKEIFATLSRASGVNIIPHKSFVDQTISIDLRGLAFQRVLDTLMLQNDLFYKVIDKNTIMVFQSTPQNREAYENQILKTIYLANADPNDVRQVLNTINPQLRVIIDKRLNAIIVKAKPLELTIVDQVIRSLDKAKAEVMVYLELMEVTENSLEQIGLLPVINASDSSGTYRMGATTVNNTSGMNTNSGFTKIHTADIRVLFPNLALDFLKGNGDARLVASPNVRVLSGETGEVNIGEKISTTQSQLSLPTTGTTGTANASSLLGGVGQTSFSYEDVGVKIKVEPRVHHNGEITLKIESLVTTLKSGSTPGRPDLGKREIKTSARLRDGETAIFGGLLKDEEQKSLQGIWGLADIPFIGRLTGNTRNSKAKTDVILTIRAVLVRKPVISDQDMSAFNPEDATAQAGPFTPKAVKKAPAADPAATTPATAPAAGPAGGTAAPATNPTTNPATPSNPTPPPADAIQDKKPIEEPRPPTASDLVIFMSPVASEIKAGEKVQISLTVSGGKGLSSGSMDLRLPAGLRLNAVAPGDFITGEGGSLEQFPGKDGALKITFKRNGAGVDSGLLATLVLEGLTAGNAPVLIQSGQFLVGNLPISGRWSNALVTVQ